Genomic segment of Lepus europaeus isolate LE1 chromosome 6, mLepTim1.pri, whole genome shotgun sequence:
ATGTGGATGGTAACCACACAGGTGGAAAGGTGGGCGAGAACTTTCCAAGCTGTCTTGTATACTTCATTTACAGAGTAACTCAAAAAAGCAAACGTGATACAACAGTAGTGCGCTAATTCTTGGTGACAGATACACAGAATGTTATCACCTAATGCTCTAATAAAACATGCTTGCAGTTAGGAAAGAGAGGGGGCAGCAGTCCTTTGTCACAAAGGTGGCCCTGTTCCAGAGGAGGGCGCACTTTGGCTCGGGGGCCCGGGTGCTCCAACAGGTTCCCTTTCAGTGGAGGTGTGGAGGACAGGAGCCAAACAACCTCTCTCAGACGAGACAAGGCGCCCTTCACTGTCACTGTCTCAGTACATTGCCACAGGTGCTGGAAGGCCGGATTGTTTGCTAGGCTCATTTGAAGATACTTTGCACCTGGGCCTCAGCTCCCAGACTGGCTCCTGCTCTGTTAGCTTGGGCAGCACCAGTAGGTAGTGCGGGCAAGGAGAAGAGAGTgagggtagggagggagagaaagcaatAGCAAGCATTGGAAGAGGCGTGGGGAAATGAGAAGCAACAAACACCTTGACAGACGCAGGTGCCCTGCCCTGCTGTTCCAAGGGGCTGGGTTATCTGCTTTGCTCCCACGGTTAGctgctcagctccccacccaaCTGCAGGTCTTGCCCGTGCACCGGGGGCGTGGGGGAGCCCACAGTGGCTCTGAAACCAGACAGACCTGCTCTTTATCCCTGCGCGACTGCCCAGCTGCTTAACCGGTCGTGCGCCTCAGTTTTCTCAAGGGCAAAGCAAGGGGGCAGTAGttctggctctgggctgctgTGGGCGCGGGAACGGGTGCCTGCCTGGTGCTGACGCCCAGGGGGCCTTCGATAACCTGGGCAAGAATCCTCGCTCCTCCCCGAGGCCAGCGTGAGCATCGGAGCCTCTCGCAGCGCCGTCAAACGGGGCGTCCATGCTGGCCACTGGGCACCGGAGATGCGCCTAGAGCGAACTGTGCCCTGTATTCAGTTTTGAATCGCTCTGCACCTACACGCCCATCTGTGGCTTGTGGCCTCCATATCGGCCTGCGCAACACCTCGGGCGCTCGCCTAGACGCGAGTCTCTCGCCAGCGTGGACACTGGAGCCCGCACCGGGCTCCAGGGGCATCTACGCGGTCATCTCCTTCCCGCACGTGAATcaaagctggggctggcgggAGCTGCTGTGCTCCGGGCTGGGCACGGAAAAGGAGCGCCCCTACGTGTGTCGCTCTCGCCTCGCACCCTGTCCACCACGACCGCCcacgggcgggggtggggaggcagtggggaccCTCCCTGCGCTCCGCGGCGTGGAACTGAAGCCCGCGGAGGAACCGAGCACGCGGCCGGGAGGCGGCGGAGCTCGAGCCGAAGAATCAGCTCTTTGGGGCTCCGGTGACGCCAGAGCCACTTGCGTGGGCTGGGTTGTCAGGGCGCGCGGGGCAAGCGGCGGGTAAATATTTGGAGCTGTAACCTGGGCGGCTCGCCCCTGCGGTTCCCCGGCGGGCgcgtggcgggggcggggcccggggcgtCCCCGAGGGCGGCAGGGACAGCgccggcggccccgccccgcccgcggctATAAGACGGCGGCGCGCGCCGGTGGCGGGCGCTGAGCGGGAGAAGCGGACGAGCGCACGGACAGAGCGGAGCGCGCTGCGTGGCGACCCCGGCGTCCCCCAGCCTCCTCGGCGTCCCCGGCCCGCAGCTCTCAGGACCCTCGGCGCGCGCCGCCCCGAGCCGAGCCCTCCCATGAAGCCGCCCGCGACAAAGGGCAGCCcggcggccgccgcggccgcaGGTGAGTGCGGGATCCCGGGGTCCCCCTAAGAGGTCGGGGGCGGGAGAAGAGGGGTCTCGTGTCATCCCTTTACACGCACACGCACTTTTCCATCCTCCACGGCGAGACCCGCCCCAGCGTCGCCCGCGCGGGCTCAACCTCCCTTCCACGCCTTGCTGGGGATCGGAGCCCGACCCTTAGGGGCGCCTCTGCACCCGCTCTTTCCACCGCCTCCATGCCCGCACGCGTCGCGGGGAGCAAGCAGGCGACAGCGCGGCGGCCTCAGGCCTGCAGCTTCCTCGGGCGCGggctcagtttctttatctgcacAATGGGCCAGATGGCAGAACGCACCTTGGGAGGTGgttgggaggaggcagaggcagcggctGCGTGGCTGTCCCTTGGCAAACGCGCAGACAATGGCAGTTACCCTCGGGAAGGGCGGCGACCCCTCCCCCGGGCCCCGTGGAGGGACGGCCGCCCCCAGGCGCCGCGGTCCACCGAGcccgcctccctgcccccagccccggccttggACTCGGCGGCCGCCGCGGACCTGACGGACGCGCTGTGCGAGTTTGACGCGGTGCTGGCTGACTTCGCGTCGCCCTTCCACGAGCGCCACTTCCACTACGAGGAGCACCTGGAGCGGATGAAGCGGCGCAGCAGCGCCAGCGTGAGCGACAGCAGCGGCTTCAGCGACTCGGAGAGTAAGTGTGGCCCCTGCTGGGACGGTGCCGGCGCCGCTGGACTCCCAGGACCTGGCCTCAGTTTGCTTATCTAGAAGCCGGGAGGGCTGAGTCTCCAGGGCTGTAGGCTAAGCACTATGGGTAGTCCCGGGTATATGTTGGTCCACCTGTCACATGCAGGTGTGCCGAGCTGCCGGACAGGAGCCCCGGGACTCCAGCCAAGGCTTTGCACggtttcctctccccttcccctcccctcccagccctaACTTTTCAGAGTAT
This window contains:
- the RGCC gene encoding regulator of cell cycle RGCC; its protein translation is MKPPATKGSPAAAAAAAPALDSAAAADLTDALCEFDAVLADFASPFHERHFHYEEHLERMKRRSSASVSDSSGFSDSESADSLYRNSFSFSDEKLNSPTDPGPALLSPTVPPRKAKLGDTKELEDFIADLDRTLASM